From the Osmerus eperlanus chromosome 19, fOsmEpe2.1, whole genome shotgun sequence genome, one window contains:
- the LOC134039879 gene encoding 14-3-3 protein epsilon-like isoform X1, with product MADREHLVYQAKLAEQAERYDEMVESMKEVAGMDVELTVEERNLLSVAYKNVIGARRASWRIISSLEQKEESKGGEDKLKMIREYRQTVETELKSICNDILDVLDKHLIPAANTGESKVFYYKMKGDYHRYLAEFATGNDRKEAAENSLVAYKAASDIAMIELAPTHPIRLGLALNFSVFYYEILNSPDRACRLAKAAFDDAIAELDTLSEESYKDSTLIMQLLRDNLTLWTSDMQGDGEEQNKETVQDVEEETQ from the exons ATGGCAGACCGAGAGCACTTAGTATATCAGGCTAAACTCGCCGAACAAGCCGAGAGATATGATG aAATGGTTGAGTCCATGAAGGAGGTGGCGGGGATGGATGTTGAGCTgacggtggaggagaggaacctgCTGTCGGTGGCGTACAAGAACGTGATCGGCGCCCGCCGTGCCTCCTGGAGGATCATCAGCAGCctggagcagaaggaggagagcaAGGGCGGGGAAGACAAACTCAAAATGATCCGGGAATACCGGCAAACG GTTGAGACTGAGCTGAAATCAATCTGTAACGACATTCTGGATGTACTGGACAAGCACCTTATTCCTGCTGCAAACACAGGAGAGTCCAAGGTCTTCTACTACAAAAT GAAGGGTGACTACCACAGGTACCTGGCAGAGTTCGCCACGGGCAACGACAGGAAGGAGGCGGCGGAGAACAGTTTGGTGGCGTACAAAGCGGCCAGCGACATCGCCATGATCGAGCTTGCTCCCACGCACCCCATCCGGCTCGGACTGGCTCTCAACTTCTCAGTCTTTTATTATGAAATTCTCAATTCCCCCGaccgtgcgtgcag GTTGGCGAAGGCAGCATTTGACGACGCCATCGCAGAACTGGACACCTTGAGTGAGGAGAGCTACAAGGATTCCACCCTCATCATGCAGCTGTTACGGGACAACCTAACGCTATGGACCTCAGACATGCAGGGAGATG GTGAAGAACAGAACAAAGAGACTGtgcaggatgtggaggaggagacccAGTGA
- the LOC134039879 gene encoding 14-3-3 protein epsilon-like isoform X2 produces the protein MADREHLVYQAKLAEQAERYDEMVESMKEVAGMDVELTVEERNLLSVAYKNVIGARRASWRIISSLEQKEESKGGEDKLKMIREYRQTVETELKSICNDILDVLDKHLIPAANTGESKVFYYKMKGDYHRYLAEFATGNDRKEAAENSLVAYKAASDIAMIELAPTHPIRLGLALNFSVFYYEILNSPDRACRLAKAAFDDAIAELDTLSEESYKDSTLIMQLLRDNLTLWTSDMQGDDS, from the exons ATGGCAGACCGAGAGCACTTAGTATATCAGGCTAAACTCGCCGAACAAGCCGAGAGATATGATG aAATGGTTGAGTCCATGAAGGAGGTGGCGGGGATGGATGTTGAGCTgacggtggaggagaggaacctgCTGTCGGTGGCGTACAAGAACGTGATCGGCGCCCGCCGTGCCTCCTGGAGGATCATCAGCAGCctggagcagaaggaggagagcaAGGGCGGGGAAGACAAACTCAAAATGATCCGGGAATACCGGCAAACG GTTGAGACTGAGCTGAAATCAATCTGTAACGACATTCTGGATGTACTGGACAAGCACCTTATTCCTGCTGCAAACACAGGAGAGTCCAAGGTCTTCTACTACAAAAT GAAGGGTGACTACCACAGGTACCTGGCAGAGTTCGCCACGGGCAACGACAGGAAGGAGGCGGCGGAGAACAGTTTGGTGGCGTACAAAGCGGCCAGCGACATCGCCATGATCGAGCTTGCTCCCACGCACCCCATCCGGCTCGGACTGGCTCTCAACTTCTCAGTCTTTTATTATGAAATTCTCAATTCCCCCGaccgtgcgtgcag GTTGGCGAAGGCAGCATTTGACGACGCCATCGCAGAACTGGACACCTTGAGTGAGGAGAGCTACAAGGATTCCACCCTCATCATGCAGCTGTTACGGGACAACCTAACGCTATGGACCTCAGACATGCAGGGAGATG ATTCTTAA